A segment of the Microbacterium luteolum genome:
CAAGGAGGAGTCCATCGAGTTCGGCGAGCTGCACCTGTTCGTCGGACCCGACTTCGTGGTGACGATCCGGCACGCCGAGTCGCCCGACCTCGCGGCCGTGCGCCGGCGGATGGAGGCCAACCCCGACCTGCTGGCGATGGGACCCGAGGCCGTGCTCTACGCGATCCTCGACGAGGTCGTCGACGGGTACGAGCCGATCGTCGCCGGTCTGCTGAACGACATCGACGAGATCGAGGACCAGCTCTTCGGCGACAGCGACGACGACCAGCTCTCCCGGCGCATCTACGAGCTCTCGCGCGAGGTCATCAACTTCCAGCGGGCGGTGCATCCGCTCAGCGGGATGCTGGAGTGGCTGCGCCGCGGGTCGGAGAAGTACCGCATCGACGAGGAGCTGCAGCGGTCGCTGCGCGATGTGCTCGACCACACGATCCGGGTGAACGAGCGGGTCGACTCGTTCCGCGCGATCCTCGAGAACGCGCTGACCGTGCACTCCGCGCTCGTCGCCCGCCGGCAGACCGAGGCGGGGCTCGCGCAGAACGACGAGATCAAGAAGATCTCCTCGTGGGCGGCGATCATCTTCGCTCCCACGCTCGTCGGCACGGTCTACGGCATGAACTTCGAGGTCATGCCCGAGCTGCACTGGGCCTTCGGCTATCCGATGGCGATCGGCGCGATGGCCGCGTTCGCCGTGGCGCTCTACGGGGTGTTCAAGTACAAGAAGTGGCTCTGAACCGGGGCATCCTGCCGACTTCTGCGGCCATCTCGAACTTCTGCGGCCCATCCGGGCTGATGTGGCCGCAGAAGTTCGGATCGGCCGCAGAAGTCGGGATCGGTTGCTGGGCGCCGGAATCGACATCGACATCCGAGAAGACTTGACCTTGTCACAGTGACAAGGTGTCTGATGGAGGGTGGAGGTGGTCTCATGACCGACACGAACATCGAAACCGACGCCGCGCGACGGCTCGACACCGCTCTGCAGGCGGAGTCCGCATCGACGCGCTTGCAGGCGGCCCTGACGGCGGGCACGCACCCTCGCCCCGAGTACATCCGGGTGCTCATCACCCAGTGCCGCATCGAACCGGACTTCTCCGTGCGCGACATGCTCACCTGGGCGCTCACCCGTCACGATCGTGAGGCGACCGTCGATCTGCTGCTGCCGGAGCTCGGCTCGGCCACGCCCCAGGCCCGCAGCCAGGCACTGCACACGCTGTCGAAGATCCGCGACCCGCGCGCGTGGCCGGCGATCACGACCTCCTTGCTCACCGACGACGACGCGGAGGTGGCCCGAGCCGCCTGGCGCACGGCGGCCGGGCTTGCCCCCGACGAGGAGAAGGGCCGACTCGCCGAGGTTCTGGCCACCCAGTTCGCGCGGGGCGACCACGACCTGCAGCGCAGCCTGAGTCGCGCCTTCGCGATGCTCGGCGCGCCGGCGACGGCGGCCGTCGAGAAGGCGTCGACCTACCCCGGACCCGAGGTGCGCATCCACGCGATCGCGACCGCGCACGTGATGGACAATCCCGACGACGGCTTCGAGGCCGCCGTCGCCGAGGCACGGCGCGTCGTCGCCCTGCGCGCGGCGCCGCGCATCGAGGACTGACCATGCTGATCGGCGAGGTGGCGCAGCAGACCGGCATCAGTGCACGGATGCTGCGCCACTACGACCGCATCGGTCTGGTCTCGCCGTCGGAGCGCTCGGCCGCGGGGTACCGTCGCTATTCGGATGCCGACGTGCAGCGGCTGTTCCGGGTGGAGGGTCTGCGGTCACTGGGGCTCGGCCTCGCCGAGATACCCGCGGCGCTCACCGACGAGCGGTTCACCACGCGCGGCATGATCGATCAGCTCCTCGATCGCTCTCGCGACCAGCTCGCTCGGGCGCAGGAGCTGGTGTCGCGGCTGGAGCAGGTGCAGGCGTCCGAACCCGAGGCCTGGCCGGACGTGATGCGGACGATCGGGCTCATGCGGGGATTCGACGCGGACGATGCATCTGTCCGCCAGCGACAGGCGCTCTCTCTGCCGGACGCAGACGAGCGTGATGCCGGGGTGCTCGTCGAGGCCCTGCTCCGCGAGGAGGATGTCAATGCGAGCGGAGCGATCGCCTGGGCCGTGGCGCGCGCGGGCGACGCGGCGATTCCGCTGCTCGCCGCCGCTCTCGACTCGCCGGCGGAGGATCGACGGCATCGCGCCCTCCGAGCGCTCGAGAAGATCGGATCCCCCGCCGCCCTGAGCGCGCTGACGGATCTCGCCGACCACCGCGATCCGCTCCTCCGTGCCCGCGCGCACCTGGCCCGCGGGCGCACGGGCGACGACGAGTCCATCGACGCGATCGTCGAGCTGATCGTCCTCGGCACTGCCGACATCGAGGCCGTCGAGGTCCTCGAGGGTCTGGCGCGCTCGGATGATCTCGCACCTCGGATCGCGCGCGCCCTGGCGGTCGCCACGGCATCCACCGACCCGGCGGCTCGGCGCCGTCTCGCCGGTGCGCTCGGATCGATTCCCGGCGACGAAGCGGTCACCGCGCTCCGCGACCTCGCCGAAGATCTCGAGCCGTCGGTCGCCCTGACCGCGAAGGCCCTGCTGCGCGCGCACGAGTGAGCGCGCGCCGGCATCACTGCGGCGTGGAGCTGTCCCGAT
Coding sequences within it:
- a CDS encoding magnesium and cobalt transport protein CorA; the encoded protein is MALIDNGVYVHGRRVETPKNLDETYRMLDAAGGTAWIGLYRPSPEEVASVAREFDLHPLAVEDALSGHQRSKVERYGDTLFAVLRPARYRDKEESIEFGELHLFVGPDFVVTIRHAESPDLAAVRRRMEANPDLLAMGPEAVLYAILDEVVDGYEPIVAGLLNDIDEIEDQLFGDSDDDQLSRRIYELSREVINFQRAVHPLSGMLEWLRRGSEKYRIDEELQRSLRDVLDHTIRVNERVDSFRAILENALTVHSALVARRQTEAGLAQNDEIKKISSWAAIIFAPTLVGTVYGMNFEVMPELHWAFGYPMAIGAMAAFAVALYGVFKYKKWL
- a CDS encoding HEAT repeat domain-containing protein translates to MTDTNIETDAARRLDTALQAESASTRLQAALTAGTHPRPEYIRVLITQCRIEPDFSVRDMLTWALTRHDREATVDLLLPELGSATPQARSQALHTLSKIRDPRAWPAITTSLLTDDDAEVARAAWRTAAGLAPDEEKGRLAEVLATQFARGDHDLQRSLSRAFAMLGAPATAAVEKASTYPGPEVRIHAIATAHVMDNPDDGFEAAVAEARRVVALRAAPRIED
- a CDS encoding MerR family DNA-binding transcriptional regulator, which produces MLIGEVAQQTGISARMLRHYDRIGLVSPSERSAAGYRRYSDADVQRLFRVEGLRSLGLGLAEIPAALTDERFTTRGMIDQLLDRSRDQLARAQELVSRLEQVQASEPEAWPDVMRTIGLMRGFDADDASVRQRQALSLPDADERDAGVLVEALLREEDVNASGAIAWAVARAGDAAIPLLAAALDSPAEDRRHRALRALEKIGSPAALSALTDLADHRDPLLRARAHLARGRTGDDESIDAIVELIVLGTADIEAVEVLEGLARSDDLAPRIARALAVATASTDPAARRRLAGALGSIPGDEAVTALRDLAEDLEPSVALTAKALLRAHE